CCGCCGAAAAAGATCCCTGGTTCATCGCCGAATATCTGTGCGAGATTCCCCACTTCAAACTTGTGACCCCTGCCATGGCGAAGCATTTCCGCCCGGTCGATGATCGCCTTTTTCGCGCCGAATTGACCGACCACCGCTGGAAGTAACCGTGACGACGTCGCCACTCGCCGAGTACACCCGCCGCACCGCGGACCGCACCACTGAAGCCGCACGCCTCGACCGCCGCTCGGCCCTGCTTGGCAACATCAAGCTCGCCGCCGTAATCGCCTTCTTCGTCGCCGGCGCGTTTTACGTCAAGCAGCATTCCTTCTCGCCGTATTGGCTGCTCATCCCGGTGATCTCGTTTGCCGTCCTCGTTGTCGTACACGATCGCGTGATCAGGTCCAGGCAACGCAGCGAAAAAGCCGGCGATTATTACCGCCGCGGCCTGGCTCGGATCGAGGATCGCTGGTCCGGGGCGGGCGATCCCGGCGAAGAGTTCCGCTTACCTGATCACGTCTACGCTGAAGATCTTGACCTGTTTGGGCGCGGCAGCCTTTTCGAACTGCTCTGCACTGCCCGCACCCCCATGGGCCGACAGACCCTCGCCAATTGGCTCCTTGACGCCGCACCTGCCGAGGAAGTTCAGGCGCGCCAGAAATCAATCGACGAACTCCGCTTCCGTCTCGATTTTCGCGAAGACCTTGCCATCACCGGCGGCGACTTACCCTCGCCTCGCCGGCCCGAGTGGCTCGTGGAATGGGGCGAGTCGCCGATTGCCTTGCAAGGTCCGGCATTGCGCGTATTGGCTGCTTTACTGGCGTTGGCGGGGGTGGCAACGCTGGTCTATGGCGGCTTACACCGTGACTGGGTCCCGTTGCTGTTGGTCGTCGCCGCGACTTCTTTGATCGCCAACCGGCTACGGCACCGGGTTCACCTGGTGCTCGACGCCCTCAGCGCGGCTGCCGATGAACTCGCGCTCGTCTCTGCCCTCATGGCGCGCATTGAACGGGAACCCTTCACCACAGCCTGGCTTCGCGCTCGCGCCGCCGGACTGGCGAGTTCCGGCATGACTCCATCGCGCAGCCTGGCGCGGCTTCGCCAGCTCGCCGATCTCGCCAACAGCACCCATAACCTGTTCGTAAAATTAATCGATATCCCGCTGCTATACTCGGTCCAGGTTGCCTTCGCCGCCGAATCCTGGCGCCGGAAGCACGGCCGTTCGGTCGGACAGTGGCTGCGCGCGATGGGAGATGTCGAGGCGCTGGTCTCATTGTCTGCATACGCCTTCGAGCACCCATCGGATCCCTTCCCTGAATTTGTTCCCCAGCGTGTGCCTGGCCTGTTCGACGCCGAAGCGATCGGACATCCGCTCTTACCCGCTGCGGGCTGCGTTCGCAACCGGGTTTGTCTCGGCAACCCCACGCAACTGCTGCTGGTCAGCGGCTCCAACATGAGCGGCAAAAGCACGCTCATGCGCGCCATTGGCGTCAACGCGGTGCTCGCACAGGCGGGCGCGCCGGTCCGAGCCGCTCGCCTCACCATGTCCCCGGTGCGAATGGGAACTTCGATCCGCGTTACCGATTCGCTCCAGGCCGGCCGTTCTGGCTTCTACGCAGAGATTGTTCGCCTGCGTCAAGTAATGTCGCTTACCGAGGCCGGCAAGCCCGTGCTGTTCTTGCTCGACGAACTGCTGCACGGAACCAATTCTCACGATCGCAAGATCGGCGCGGAAGGAATCCTGCGCGCACTGCTGGAACGGAGAGCGATCGGGATCGCCACCACCCATGATCTTGCGCTCACCGCGATCGCTAATACTGCGCCGGATGGCCGGGTCCGCAACGCCCATTTTGAAGATCATGTCGAAGATGGCCGGATGCGGTTCGATTACATCCTGCGCGATGGCGTCGTCACCAAGAGCAACGCCCTGGAACTGATGCGCAGCATCGGCCTCGACGTTTAGTGATTCTGCGCGTTGCGACTGTTGGGACCGAAGCTCGCGTTATAATCAAGAGATATCTACCCGTCGAGATTGGTTTCTGTGGGCGCCAAACGCCGACGGAGCAAGGCCGGCCAGGTGTCTAAAAGAGCTTTCAATGGCTGATTTCAAGCTGGTTTCCGACTACAAGCCGCGGGGCGACCAGGAGAAGGCGATTGAGTCGCTGGGCCGCGGTGTCTTTGATGGCGACAAGCACCAGGTGCTGCTCGGCGTCACCGGCTCCGGCAAGACTTACACCATGGCCAAGGTCATCGAGCAGGTCAACCGTCCAACGCTCGTGCTCGCGCACAATAAGACGCTGGCGGCGCAGCTCTACCATGAATTCAAGAGCTTTTTCCCGCATAATGCGGTCGAATACTTTGTGTCGTATTACGACTATTACCAGCCGGAAGCCTACATTCCTGCCGCCGACGTCTATATCGAAAAAGAAGCCACGATCAACGACGAACTCGACAAGCTGCGCCTGTCGGCTACCAAGTCCCTGTTCGAGCGCCGTGACTGCATCATTGTCGCTTCCGTGAGCTGCATTTATGGCCTGGGCTCGCCGGAAGCCTATTACGGCATGCTGCTCTTCCTCGAAAAAGGGCAAAAAATCAAGCGCGAGGACATCCTCCGCAAGCTGGTCGAAATTCTTTACGAGCGCAACGATACCGATTTCCGCCGCGGCACCTTCCGCGTGCGTGGCGATGTCATCGAGATCTTCCCCACCTACGAGGACAATGCCTATCGCATCGAGCTCTGGGGAGATCAAGTCGAATCGCTCGCCCAGATCGATCCTCTCTTCGGCACGGTGAAGCAGAAGTACGCGCGGCTGCCGATTTATCCGAAAACGCATTACGTCATGAAACCGGAGACCAAGAATTCCGCCATCGAGTCCATCCTGAAGGAACTCGCCTGGTGGGAGGTCGAACTGGAAAAACAAGGCCGCCTGGTGGAATCACAACGCGTGCACCAGCGCACGCGCTTCGACGTCGAGATGATGAAGGAAGTCGGGTACTGCCACGGCATCGAAAATTACTCGCGCCATTTCACCGGGCGGTTGCCGGGCGAGCCTCCCCCCACGCTGCTCGATTATGTGTCGCGCGACTTCATGTTGTTCATCGACGAGTCGCACCAGACCATCCCGCAGCTGCACGGCATGTGGCACGGCGACCGCTCCCGCAAGGAAACGCTGATCGAGTACGGCTTTCGCCTGCCGTCGGCGCTCGATAATCGCCCCTTGACGTTCGAAGAATTCGAACACCGCGTCAACCAGGCAGTGTACGTGTCTGCGACGCCGGGCCCCTACGAACTTACAAAATCCGCCGGCGTGGTGGTCGAACAGATCATCCGGCCGACTGGATTGATCGACCCTGAAGTCGAAGTGCGTCCGGTCAAGGGGCAAATTGACGACCTGTTGCACGAGATCCGCGCACGTGTTGAGAATGGTGAGCGCGTGCTCGTCACCACGCTTACCAAGCGCATGGCTGAGGACCTGGCCGAATACTACAGTGAGGTCGGCGTGCGCTGTCGCTACATGCATTCCGAGATCGAGACTTTGGAGCGGGTAAAAATTCTGCGCGACCTGCGCAAGGGCGAGTTCGACGTTCTCATCGGCATCAACCTGTTGCGTGAAGGCCTCGACCTGCCGGAAGTCTCGCTGGTGGCCATTCTGGACGCCGACAAGGAAGGTTTTCTTCGTTCCGCGGGATCGCTCATCCAGACCATGGGCCGCTGCGCCCGCAACTTGCATGGGCGCGCTGTTCTCTACGCTGATCGCATGACCGACTCCATGAAGAAGGCGATGGACGAAACCATGCGCCGCCGCGCCATCCAGCAGGCTTATAACGAAGAGCACGGCATCACGCCTGAGTCCATCGTACGGCCCCTCGACATGTCGCTGGCGCACATCATCGAGGCCGATTACGTGGACGTGACCGAACAGGCCGAGGGCATTCCGGAATTCAAATCGCAGGAAGACCTGGATGCTTACATCGCAAAGCTGGAAGAGGAAATGCGCCAGGCCGCCAAGCGCTTCGAATTTGAAAAGGCCGCCAAGCTGCGCGACAGCATCCGCGAACTACGCACCAAGGAATTTCTCTTCGCGTCCTAGGCACAAGGCGGCGCGTTATTCGATTCCTAACAGCTTATCGATGATCTGCAACATTTCGCTTGGCGGCTTGCCCTTCACCATGAATCCATCCACCGTCGCCAGAACATCGGTTGGCATCTCGGAGACGCCGGTGAACAGAATGATCGGCACCTCAGGCTTCATGCGCTTCATCAGCGCCGAGACCGCCGTGCCGTCCCGCTCCGGCATGTTGTAATCGAGAATGACCGCGCTCACCGGCTGGGTGGCAAACCGTTGTAACCCTTCGTCAGGGCTAAATGCGCTGATCACCGCGTATCCGTGTTGCTGGAGGTACAGGGACCAGCCGGAAACGGCAACCTGGTTGTCGTCGACGCAGAGGATGGTGTGTTTTCTTCGCGGCATCGATCTTGCCAGCTGTTAGGCTCGCCCGAACACCGCCGCCGATGCCGCTTCCGGTTTATCGGTCTTGACGACTGCCGGTCCCAGTGCCGGCTTCGACTGGGGGATGGCCTGTGTGAGCTGCTCGGCTGATCGTACCACCTGCTCCACGATTTTCGCGCTCTGTCTAGCCTTTGTCGAATTTTGCCGCAAGTTGGCAGCGAGCTCTTGCACCGCGCCGGCGACGTGTTCAGTGCCCTGCACCTGCTCCGAGGAAGCCGCCGAAATAGCCTGTGCGAAGTCCGCCGTCTGGTGCAGCACGGTGGAGATGCCCGTGAAGGCTCGGTTTGCCTGTTCCATCAGTTGCGTGCCGTTGGCGGCGACGCGATTTCCTTCTTCCATTACGGATACCGCCTGGTTCCCTTCCGCCTGGATGGACTTCAGCAAGCTCACGATGTCGCGTGTCGTAGAACGCGAGTGCTCGGCCAGTTTTTTCAGTTCGGCGGACAGTACTTCGAGCGCATGGCTGCCCTGGTTGCCGCGCGACATCTCCACAATCGCGTTCTGTGCCAGCAGGTTGGTTTCGTGAATCAGGTTAATGATCTCGTAGATTTCCAGGGAGCGGTCGGCCAGCGATTTGATTTTCTCCGCTGTTGCCTGCATGGAGACGCGAACCCGCTGCATGCCTTCCGCGGTGTCCCGTACCGCCCGGCTTCCCTGCTCGGAAAGATCGAGCGCGCGTTTTGCTGCATCGGCAGTGGCCGAGGCATGGGTGGAGACCCGCTGCGTACTCTGGCTGAGCTCCGCGATGGCGGCGGCAGCATCCATCGTCGCTTGCTCCTGCTGCGCCGCGCCATTGGCCATTTCGGTGGCCGCAGTCGAGACCTGTGCTGCCGAGGTCGCGATATCGCTGCTCGCGGTTCGCACTCGCTCGATGCGCCGAGCGTAATTGTCCGCCAGCGCATTGAACGATTCGACCACCGCTGTCAGAAACGGATGCGAGGGGTCCGCGGCGCGGGCCGACAACTCACCACGTGACACGTGGTTGATCACTTTTTCCAGTTCCGCCAAGTCCGACCGCAGCAGTTCTTCTCCGGTTTTGATGGCCGCCGACTGGGCAACCAGCTCCGCCAACCGATTCCAGTTTTCCGCAATCAGGCCGAAATCGTCCGAGGTGATGGTGGCGCGCGTCTCGTAATCCCCGGCGACCATCTTTTCTGAAATCTCCAGCAATTCGCTGGTCGGCTTCACCACGGTGCGGCCAAGCTTTACCAGCAGCACAATGCTGCTCACCAGGACCAGCAACAGCGCCGTCAGGAATTCCAGTCCCGCCACTTGCGGCAGCGCGCCAAAGTCCAGCACTGACAGTCCGCCCGAACGCGAGCCCGCCGCATAAGCGAGCAGCAGAATGACCAACAGCGCGCCGGCATTAAACCCGACCAGCGACCACACACGCGACTTCACTCGGTCCTTCACAAAATTCTCCGGAACAAATTTCGGAAATCACACCGATGGCTGAAGAGATTGACCAGTGTACTGTACCCAACTATAGCGGTCGCGGGAAACGGATTTTAGGACATGCACCTCAGCGTGCAGCAGCGAGAGGCGAAGCAGAAGATTGCATCTCAGAGTGAGACTTGACTGACTTTGCGGCGAGCTTGACTTCTGACTCCAGAGAGCTGAACCGCTGCACAATGTCGTGAATGCGCAGCGCCATGGTGTGAATGGTCGCCAGTTGGTCGCGGACTTCGGCGGAAAATGCGCCCGGCTCCAGCAGCATGAGTTCTGCGTTTCCCAGCACCGAGGTGAGCGCGTTATTCAGAGTATGGCGCATATCGAGCATGTAGCGGCCCAGCATGGCGTGGCCTTCGGCTTGAGTCATAGCCTGTTCGGCGCGGCGGGCATGTGCGTTCGCATCCAAACGCCGCAGAGTTTCGGTGGCGAGCGCCACCAGCACCTCGACCCAGCCTTCATGTTCGCGTACCAGCATCATTCGCGGATACTCGTTGCGAACGTGCTGCAAATCCATCCCTTCGCTAACCAGCAAGATCGCAGGTTTACCGGATTCCTCCACCGCCTTGAACAGCGGCGCGACCACTTGTTTCACGCCGGCGATCACCGCCACATGACAAGACGCCAGCAGCGACTCGCTCCAAGCCGGCGTCGTCATCAGGAGAAATGAAGGCAGGCTGCGCTCACTCTGCCAGCGCGCCATGATGGTGGGCGCGAATTCCGGCTCGTCCGAGACGATCAGTACCGATGCTTGCGACACGTTGCGGCTCCCGCGGGCGCTGTTTGGCTACCCGACAAAAACAATGCACGAAAAACTCCAAACGCCGTCTTGCGTATGTCGCTGAAAACAAGAGAGTAGTGGTGCGTCCATAACGCCGATTCCGTCTCACCCTGAAACTCAGTCTCAACTGTAACGGTAACCAGGCCCAGTTGATCGCCAACAACTGATATGGCATGGATGGCGGTGAATCCGTTGGGCGTCCCGCGCGGCCACACGAGCTAATTGCTCTGCATGGCAGCAGCGGCCGAGGCCTGTGCTCCGGCTGCCTCGATGTGATAGCGCTTCAGCTTGCGGTAGAGGGTGGCGCGGCTGATGCCAAGCATCTTGCCGGCAAGCGCCTTGTCCCCTCCTACCTGCTGAAACACACGCTCGATGGTCTGGCGCTCGATGTCTTCCAGGTCAGTGGAATTCGGCGCCGCCGCGGACGGCATCGCTGAAGGCGCTTCTGCCGGCACTGGAAGCGACGGACCGGTCATACGAATAGCCGCCGGCAGATCCTGTACATCAATGGTTCTGTGGTTGCCAAGAGCAATAGCGCGCTCGATGCAATTCTCCAACTCGCGCACATTACCCGGCCAATCGTACTGGAACAGGCAATGCATAGCCGCAGGGGTGACCGTGACATTTTCTTCTGGCGCATAGCGGGCCAGAAAGGAACGCACCAGGCACACCATGTCGGACTTGCGCTCCCGCAATGCCGGCAGATGAATGGTGACCACGTTCAGCCGGAAGTAAAGGTCCTTGCGGAAGGTTCCGTTGCGGTAAGCCGCCTCGAGGTCGCGGTTGGTGGCGGCAATGACGCGCACGTCCACCCTAACCTTGTCGTTACTACCCACCGGTCGAACTTCTTTCTCCTGCAGGACGCGCAGCAGTTTTGCCTGCATCTCCAGCGGCAGCTCGCCAATTTCGTCGAGAAAGATGGTACCGGTATTGGCCGCCTGGAACAGGCCCTGCTTGGATTTCATCGCGCCGGTGAAGGCGCCCTTTTCATAGCCGAAAAGCTCGCTTTCGATCAGCGTCGGAACCAGGGAACCGCAGTCGACCGCCACGAATGGGCGCTTCTGGAAGGAACCGCGGAAATGGATGGCGCGCGCGACCAATTCCTTTCCCGTGCCGCTTTCACCGGCGATCAACACCGGGGTGCGGGTGTCCTTCAGTCGCGAGACCATGCGCAGCACGTCCTGGATCTTCGCCGAGGAGCCGTCAATGACGTTGAGCTCCTGCTCGTTGCTGACGCGGTCGCGAAGGTATTCATTTTCCGAAACCAGGCGCACTTTTTCTTTCATGCGTTGCAGGACCAGCTTCAGTTGCCCGGCGCCGAAGGGCTTGGTGATGTAGTCGTAGGCGCCCAGCTTCATCGCTTCCACCGCCGATTCAATGGAACCATGGCCGGTGATGATGGCGACCTCGGTGCGCGGCAGCATGGACTTGATCTGTCGCAGCAGATCGTCGCCGCTCATCGCGCCAAGCTGCCGATCGAGCACGATGATATCCGGCGACTCCGATTCCAGGTACGCCAGCGCCGCCTCGGCGCTTTCCGCTTCGGCGCATTCAAACCCGAGCGAAGCGCCAATGGTCATGCATAGCTTGCGGATGCTCTGCTCGTCATCCACGATGAGGAAACGAACGCGAAAATCGTCTGTCATTTCGGGCCCCCGAAAATTTTTTCGACCATACCGATCAGCTGCTGCACGCGAAACGGCTTTTCCACGCAGGGCGCTCCGGTCCGGCGCAAGGCCGCCGCTGTTTCTTCGTTCACAATATCGCCGGTAATGAAAATCACACGCGTGGCCAGCTCCGGCTTGTGGCTGGCAATCCAGGCGTGAACATCGGCGCCGTCCACGCCGCCGGGTGTGCGCATGTCAGATACCACTCCCAGAAAGTCTTCGCGCGCGAGCATGAGCAACGCGTCCGCCCCCGTCCCTACGGGCACGACGCCGTAGCCGGCCCGCTCCAGGGCGGCCTTCACGAAGGAAAGAACGGCGGGCTCGTCCTCAATGACCAACACCGGATGCTTGCCGTCGTTCGCAATCATCGTGTGCCTCCCGATGCAGAAGCGGCGGCGTCCAGGGGAAGGCGGACAATGAAGGTGGCGCCGTATCCATCATCATTGTTCCGGCAAAGGATTTCGCCGCCGTGCTCGCGCACGATGCCGTAACAGATGCTGAGGCCAAGGCCGGTTCCCTTGCCGACTTCCTTGGTGGTGAAGAAGGGATCGAAGATGCGGTCGGGATAGGCGATGCCGTGGCCGTTATCGCGGAAGTGCGCCTCGGCGAAGCCGTTCACACAGGCGGTGGAAATCTCGATGCGCCCCTTCCGCCCGGTTTCGCGCACCGCGTCGTAGGCATTGTTCAGAATGTTGAGGAAGACCTGCTGCAACTGGTGGGCATCGCCGATGACTTCCGGAATCCGCTCATTGAAGTGCTCTACCACTTCGACCCCATGGCTGGCGAAATCATAGGCGCGCAGCGCGAGGGTGCGGCGCGCGATGACGCTTAAGCGAAGGGCGTCGCGCTGCGGCGGCATCTGGCGCGCGAAGCTGAGCAGGTTCTGCACGATCTGTTTGGTGCGCTGCGCTTCCTGCAGGATCACGCGCAAATCTTCCTTGGCATGCGGCGGAATTTCTGGGCTCTCCAGCAGTAGGTCGGTGAAGCCCAGCACCGCCGTCAGCGGATTGTTGACCTCGTGGGCGACGCCGGAGACAAGCTGGCCCACGGCGGCCATCTTCTCGGTGTGCATGAGCTTGGCCTGCAGCATGGCGGCATCGGTGATGTCGGTCATCACTACGACAATGCTATTGACGTTGCCGGCCTCGTCCCGCATGGGACTGAGGTTAATCGAGAACTGCCCTCCCCTGCCCTGCCCCAGCAGGACCGGCAACTCCATGTTGTCCGCCTGGCCGCCCGCCAGTGTTCCATTCAGGGCTTCGAGCAGCGCCTGGCGCCGGCCGGGTGGAACCAGCTCGACCAGTTTGTGGCCAAGCAAGTCTTCCTGCGTGTAACCGCCTGCTTCGAAGCAGCGCTTGTTGGCGTAGCTGATCAGCCCGGCGGTATCCACCACCAGAATCATGCTCTGGGTGTTGTTGAGGATCTTGTTGTTGAAGTCTCGCTGGCGCTGCAATTCCGACTGGAAGTTCTTCAGCTCCGTGATGTCGAGCATCAGCCCGCGATATTGAACCACCTTGCCTTGCGCATCGCGAACGGCGAAAGCGTTTTGCAGGCTGTAGATGAGCGAGCCGTCCTTGCGGCGCAGGGTCTCCTCAAAATTGCGCACCACGCCCCTGGAGTTGATTTCTCTTACGAAATGATCGCGCTGCTCCGGCGAGACGTAGAGCTGGCTGCTAATGTCGATCTGCAGCAGGTCTTCGCGGTTATCGTAGCCGAGCATGCGGACCAGAGCGTCGTTCACCTCGATGAAGCGCCCCTCGGGCGTCGAGAAAAACAAGCCCTCCTGGATGGTGTCGAAGAGCTCGCGGTA
The Terriglobales bacterium DNA segment above includes these coding regions:
- a CDS encoding mismatch repair protein, whose product is MTTSPLAEYTRRTADRTTEAARLDRRSALLGNIKLAAVIAFFVAGAFYVKQHSFSPYWLLIPVISFAVLVVVHDRVIRSRQRSEKAGDYYRRGLARIEDRWSGAGDPGEEFRLPDHVYAEDLDLFGRGSLFELLCTARTPMGRQTLANWLLDAAPAEEVQARQKSIDELRFRLDFREDLAITGGDLPSPRRPEWLVEWGESPIALQGPALRVLAALLALAGVATLVYGGLHRDWVPLLLVVAATSLIANRLRHRVHLVLDALSAAADELALVSALMARIEREPFTTAWLRARAAGLASSGMTPSRSLARLRQLADLANSTHNLFVKLIDIPLLYSVQVAFAAESWRRKHGRSVGQWLRAMGDVEALVSLSAYAFEHPSDPFPEFVPQRVPGLFDAEAIGHPLLPAAGCVRNRVCLGNPTQLLLVSGSNMSGKSTLMRAIGVNAVLAQAGAPVRAARLTMSPVRMGTSIRVTDSLQAGRSGFYAEIVRLRQVMSLTEAGKPVLFLLDELLHGTNSHDRKIGAEGILRALLERRAIGIATTHDLALTAIANTAPDGRVRNAHFEDHVEDGRMRFDYILRDGVVTKSNALELMRSIGLDV
- the uvrB gene encoding excinuclease ABC subunit UvrB, with amino-acid sequence MADFKLVSDYKPRGDQEKAIESLGRGVFDGDKHQVLLGVTGSGKTYTMAKVIEQVNRPTLVLAHNKTLAAQLYHEFKSFFPHNAVEYFVSYYDYYQPEAYIPAADVYIEKEATINDELDKLRLSATKSLFERRDCIIVASVSCIYGLGSPEAYYGMLLFLEKGQKIKREDILRKLVEILYERNDTDFRRGTFRVRGDVIEIFPTYEDNAYRIELWGDQVESLAQIDPLFGTVKQKYARLPIYPKTHYVMKPETKNSAIESILKELAWWEVELEKQGRLVESQRVHQRTRFDVEMMKEVGYCHGIENYSRHFTGRLPGEPPPTLLDYVSRDFMLFIDESHQTIPQLHGMWHGDRSRKETLIEYGFRLPSALDNRPLTFEEFEHRVNQAVYVSATPGPYELTKSAGVVVEQIIRPTGLIDPEVEVRPVKGQIDDLLHEIRARVENGERVLVTTLTKRMAEDLAEYYSEVGVRCRYMHSEIETLERVKILRDLRKGEFDVLIGINLLREGLDLPEVSLVAILDADKEGFLRSAGSLIQTMGRCARNLHGRAVLYADRMTDSMKKAMDETMRRRAIQQAYNEEHGITPESIVRPLDMSLAHIIEADYVDVTEQAEGIPEFKSQEDLDAYIAKLEEEMRQAAKRFEFEKAAKLRDSIRELRTKEFLFAS
- a CDS encoding response regulator, whose amino-acid sequence is MPRRKHTILCVDDNQVAVSGWSLYLQQHGYAVISAFSPDEGLQRFATQPVSAVILDYNMPERDGTAVSALMKRMKPEVPIILFTGVSEMPTDVLATVDGFMVKGKPPSEMLQIIDKLLGIE
- a CDS encoding methyl-accepting chemotaxis protein — encoded protein: MKDRVKSRVWSLVGFNAGALLVILLLAYAAGSRSGGLSVLDFGALPQVAGLEFLTALLLVLVSSIVLLVKLGRTVVKPTSELLEISEKMVAGDYETRATITSDDFGLIAENWNRLAELVAQSAAIKTGEELLRSDLAELEKVINHVSRGELSARAADPSHPFLTAVVESFNALADNYARRIERVRTASSDIATSAAQVSTAATEMANGAAQQEQATMDAAAAIAELSQSTQRVSTHASATADAAKRALDLSEQGSRAVRDTAEGMQRVRVSMQATAEKIKSLADRSLEIYEIINLIHETNLLAQNAIVEMSRGNQGSHALEVLSAELKKLAEHSRSTTRDIVSLLKSIQAEGNQAVSVMEEGNRVAANGTQLMEQANRAFTGISTVLHQTADFAQAISAASSEQVQGTEHVAGAVQELAANLRQNSTKARQSAKIVEQVVRSAEQLTQAIPQSKPALGPAVVKTDKPEAASAAVFGRA
- a CDS encoding histidine kinase dimerization/phospho-acceptor domain-containing protein, encoding MSQASVLIVSDEPEFAPTIMARWQSERSLPSFLLMTTPAWSESLLASCHVAVIAGVKQVVAPLFKAVEESGKPAILLVSEGMDLQHVRNEYPRMMLVREHEGWVEVLVALATETLRRLDANAHARRAEQAMTQAEGHAMLGRYMLDMRHTLNNALTSVLGNAELMLLEPGAFSAEVRDQLATIHTMALRIHDIVQRFSSLESEVKLAAKSVKSHSEMQSSASPLAAAR
- a CDS encoding sigma-54 dependent transcriptional regulator, which codes for MTDDFRVRFLIVDDEQSIRKLCMTIGASLGFECAEAESAEAALAYLESESPDIIVLDRQLGAMSGDDLLRQIKSMLPRTEVAIITGHGSIESAVEAMKLGAYDYITKPFGAGQLKLVLQRMKEKVRLVSENEYLRDRVSNEQELNVIDGSSAKIQDVLRMVSRLKDTRTPVLIAGESGTGKELVARAIHFRGSFQKRPFVAVDCGSLVPTLIESELFGYEKGAFTGAMKSKQGLFQAANTGTIFLDEIGELPLEMQAKLLRVLQEKEVRPVGSNDKVRVDVRVIAATNRDLEAAYRNGTFRKDLYFRLNVVTIHLPALRERKSDMVCLVRSFLARYAPEENVTVTPAAMHCLFQYDWPGNVRELENCIERAIALGNHRTIDVQDLPAAIRMTGPSLPVPAEAPSAMPSAAAPNSTDLEDIERQTIERVFQQVGGDKALAGKMLGISRATLYRKLKRYHIEAAGAQASAAAAMQSN
- a CDS encoding response regulator, with the protein product MIANDGKHPVLVIEDEPAVLSFVKAALERAGYGVVPVGTGADALLMLAREDFLGVVSDMRTPGGVDGADVHAWIASHKPELATRVIFITGDIVNEETAAALRRTGAPCVEKPFRVQQLIGMVEKIFGGPK
- a CDS encoding PAS domain S-box protein translates to MLDEYLENFVLRATEYLRFARAFIALADGATYEIRWIAEDGKARPVRAPLPHLLERRVQATDEPFWTTDLSQWAEGLTDPFSSLNSTQCLVIPLLGSNRQPLGIAGLLDRMDGGNIAAEDLHRATTLGSEAAVVLEATSNLYAADQHRRRSENLMSAALEFNSTVRLPQFMENFTVRAAAMLGARAAALAIVQGKHLDTVVLYDPGARHDSASHHRFDVALGDFASQHLDPVFCGTAAGVLGDSVAATLGWKDLTIARLTGGGGEFIGLLCLSDCGGPLSHDDRHLLKALASHAAVALENARWFTRMDQANRHWMEIFDAITDLIVVHDESYRVLRVNKSLADFIGVRPSELIGVSVRALVAMAADQSTAPCPFCRAGFDLADDYVHPVLDRTYLVSTSRIHGAANEGMQTIHVLKDITDRREAERRYRELFDTIQEGLFFSTPEGRFIEVNDALVRMLGYDNREDLLQIDISSQLYVSPEQRDHFVREINSRGVVRNFEETLRRKDGSLIYSLQNAFAVRDAQGKVVQYRGLMLDITELKNFQSELQRQRDFNNKILNNTQSMILVVDTAGLISYANKRCFEAGGYTQEDLLGHKLVELVPPGRRQALLEALNGTLAGGQADNMELPVLLGQGRGGQFSINLSPMRDEAGNVNSIVVVMTDITDAAMLQAKLMHTEKMAAVGQLVSGVAHEVNNPLTAVLGFTDLLLESPEIPPHAKEDLRVILQEAQRTKQIVQNLLSFARQMPPQRDALRLSVIARRTLALRAYDFASHGVEVVEHFNERIPEVIGDAHQLQQVFLNILNNAYDAVRETGRKGRIEISTACVNGFAEAHFRDNGHGIAYPDRIFDPFFTTKEVGKGTGLGLSICYGIVREHGGEILCRNNDDGYGATFIVRLPLDAAASASGGTR